One genomic window of Microbacterium testaceum StLB037 includes the following:
- a CDS encoding SDR family NAD(P)-dependent oxidoreductase codes for MTASTVARFAGKTIIVTGAGSGIGRATATRIAHEGGRVIATDVVAPRLDALREELSGLAVETVVGDVSAPETIAAILDAAGERVDGLANVAGIMDAFLPPSEVDDATWDRVMSVNLTGPMRLTRAVLPLMIAVGEGAIVNVASEAALRGSTAGAAYTSSKHAIAGFTKSVAFFHGPQGIRANAVAPGAVATNIEAPMGSEYAAGRVGPLLQVVVPPVAQPEHLAAAITWLLSDDSANVNGVLLPSDGGWSAI; via the coding sequence ATGACCGCGTCGACCGTCGCACGATTCGCAGGCAAGACCATCATCGTCACAGGTGCCGGGTCCGGTATCGGACGCGCCACGGCGACGCGCATCGCGCACGAAGGAGGGCGCGTGATCGCAACAGACGTCGTCGCCCCGCGACTCGATGCCCTGCGCGAGGAGTTGAGCGGCCTCGCGGTCGAGACGGTCGTGGGCGACGTCTCCGCGCCCGAGACCATCGCGGCGATCCTCGACGCCGCGGGAGAGCGCGTCGACGGCCTCGCGAACGTCGCCGGGATCATGGATGCCTTCCTCCCGCCGAGCGAGGTGGACGACGCCACGTGGGACCGGGTCATGAGCGTCAACCTCACCGGGCCGATGCGCCTGACGCGGGCGGTGCTGCCCCTGATGATCGCCGTGGGCGAGGGAGCCATCGTCAACGTCGCCTCGGAAGCGGCGCTGCGCGGCTCGACGGCCGGCGCGGCCTACACGTCGTCGAAGCACGCGATCGCGGGATTCACGAAGAGCGTCGCGTTCTTCCACGGACCCCAGGGCATCCGCGCGAACGCCGTCGCCCCGGGAGCGGTCGCGACGAACATCGAGGCCCCGATGGGCAGCGAGTACGCCGCCGGACGCGTCGGCCCGCTTCTGCAGGTCGTCGTGCCGCCCGTGGCGCAGCCCGAGCATCTCGCCGCCGCCATCACCTGGCTGCTGAGCGACGACTCGGCCAACGTCAACGGTGTGCTGCTGCCGAGCGACGGGGGATGGTCGGCGATCTGA